Genomic window (Tetrapisispora phaffii CBS 4417 chromosome 15, complete genome):
TCTAGTTCTGCATCCAATTCTTCCACAGTTGGCTTGGCTGGCTGTGTGGCTTTTTTTCTGGAACCATGGGAGCTCTTGTTGCTCGTAAACGGTTGTTCACGGATTTCAGCATAATGGCTTCCTCTAGAACCTCTAGCATACACTGGAGTAAAACTACTTTTTGGCTTTCTTTGTCTCAAGTCAAACATCTCGACGGCTATCTTACTACCGTTTATCTCgaaatcattatatttctcAACCACTTTCTCCATAGCTCCTGGGGTTTCTAATTCAAACACAGCCGTTCTACCATCTTTGTATTCATAAAACCTGGAGAACACCGGTGTTCCAAATTCTTTTACCATATCCTCCACAGTAAAATCAGAAACGTCAACCGGTAGATTGGAAAACTTAACTCTCTTCTTAACAGGCTCCTCAGCCTGACCCCTGAACCCAAGCTTGTTGTCTAAATTCCGAACATCCCTTCTACGATATCTTGCAACTCTGTGTTGTTCACCTGGTTTCTGTTTTGCAACGTGTGTTTGCGCTGTTAGTATCAATCTTGTTCAACCATCCATCATCGAATCTAAAGGCAAATTGCCACTGTTAAAAAACATACATTCTCGCTAATGTCATCCATATTCCCTGCAGATACTCACCTCTCCAGCTACGAAGCGGTCTCCAACCCACCTTAACCTTCCCAACCTCTAAACCATCCATCTTCTTATAATACTTCATACGTTTCACTTGTTCATTACGACCTTTCACAATTTCAACTTGCTCGCTAATAGCTGTCCTGAAGGTTCCGACGCAAATTTACAAAGGCTGTTTTCTGTCGAGAACTGTTCAATGGGTAAAGGGtataaattgaatgatGGGACAAGGAGAGAGGTGCGAGAGAGGTTACGAGAGAGTGCAGCAGATGTAGTGAAGTTTAATACTAGGCAGTGGTGCGGTTGTTGCGTCTTTGTTGGTCTCACAGTTCGTTGGAAAAATAACTTTTTTCATTCAcgtaaaatatttatatctgGACATACATGTAtctatctatatatatatttatactGACAGGTCTGTGATTAGTTGGCTGACATTAGATGATCTCATTAGGGCTTCACCGACTAGGAAACCGTGGACACCTTCCTTTTTGTACTTGTCTGCATCTGCTTTTGTGGAGATACCAGAAAGTGCGATTAGGAGAGTGTCTTTTGGAGTGGAAGCGACCAAGCTGGTGGTAGTTTGTAGATCAACGTTGAATGTGTGCAAGTCCCTGTTGTTGACACCGATAACTTTAGCGCCGATTTCAACAGCACAGTCTAGTTCTTCTTTGGAGCTGACTTCGACGAGAGGCTCGATTCCCATTTCCTTGGTGGCATAAGTGTATAGATCTAACAGTTGCTCTTGGGAAAGCATCTTGACGATCAGTAACACTGTATCGGCACCGGCCAGTCTGGCTTCTATTATTTGGTATTTGTTGAAGATGAACTCTTTTCTCAAAATACAAGGTCTCTGCAAAGGACTCGACTCGTACTTCTTGTCTAGCGCTTTTCTAATATTTACCAGATCTTGCAACGAACCTTTGAACCAATGGGGTTCTGTCAAGACCGAGATTGCAGCAGCACCAGCCTCGGCGTATTTCAAACCTTGTTCGGCAGCAATAGCGTCGATGAATATATCTCCCTTTGATGGAGAGGCACGCTTGACTTCTGCAATGACTGCAGCAGAGCCCTTTGCGGTTCTTAACTTTTCGTAAAAGTTATGTGCAGATGGAGCCAAGCccaatttgaaatttgtcTCGAGATCCCTTTCAGTGAACCCTGGAACCTTTGCTTGTTCTGCAAGGTCTTCCTTACGCTGGGCGTAGATCTTATCCAGGATCGACCCTCCACCATTCGAGACAATAGCttgttttttcttgttcAGTTCATTTTCTTCCCATGTGCCTCCAGTGACAgtcaatatatttctaatCATCAAATGACCCTCCTCCGTCAAGATAGCCTCCGGGTGGAACTGTACACCTTCCACGGTGTACTTCTTGTGCCTGACACCCATGATGACACCACTCTCCGTCTTCGCACTGACCTCTAGCACGTCTGGGAGAGTTTCATTGGTGCCGGCAAGCGAATGGTATCTAGTGACACTGACACCCTGGGGaacatttttaaagaaaccTTTATTGTCATGGAAGATAGGGGACGTCTTCCCGTGAACAATCTCACCGGCGTAAGCAACCTCCCCGCCAAAGACCTCGAACATACATTGTTGGCCCATGCAAATACCAAACACCGGGATTTTACCAGTGAAGTACTCAATAGCCTCTCTCGAGACACCCGAATCGGTCTTTGGATGCCCTGGCCCGGGAGAAATCACCAACACCTCGGGACTCAACCTCGCCACCTCCTCGACAGTGATCGTGTCGTTACGATAGACCTCCACATCAGCACCTTCCTGGCATAAATACTCGTAGATATTCCAAGTGAAGGAATCGtaattatcaattaaaacAACTTTTCTATTAGCAGACATATTTTGATTCGTTTGAACCTTCTCGAAAACCAGCTCAACTGCTATGCTTCCCTAGCACTGATCCATTGACCCCATAACAAGCACCCTTCCAGGCAAGCAATCGAAGCGACCAGCCTATTTATAATACCCAAACCCACAGCTATTACTCATCCTTCATCGTTCAACCATGGTCTTCCTCTCTTCCAAACGGTTAGTCGTTGAAAAAACATCTCAAACACATCTCGTCTCACGTGCCGGCAACATCGGAACGCGATCAACtgaaacttttcaaaaCATTGGGAGCTGTTTGACCATCGAGAACGCAAAACAAAGGAACTGGATCAGCTTTTGCAGTGTGGTGGCAGGTGTGTTGATGTGTTGGACAAGGTATTAAAGGGCGTGTGGGTGTGACGGTTGTGGGGTTTCAGGATTGGCTGGACAGGAAGGCAGAGATCTGGCTCGGAAAACACTGAGATCAAGAAATCAAGAATGAGTGGTATTATTGAAGCATCGTCGGCGTTGAGGAAGAGAAAGCATTTGAAAAGAGGGATCAATTTCACTCTGATGGTGGTAGGCCAGTCTGGGTGTGGTCGTTCGACCTTGATTAACACGCTGTGTGGCCAGCAGGTCGTCAATACGAGCACCACTGTCATGTTGCCGACCGACACGGCTACTGAGATCCCGGTGCAATTGAGGGAGGAAACAGTCGAGTTGGAGGACGAGGAGAGTGTCAAgatacaattgaatattatcGACACACCAGGGTTTGCAGACTCGTTGGACAATTCGCAATCGTTCGAGTTGATCTCCGACTTTATTCGTCATCAGTACGACGAAATTCTGCTGGAGGAGAGCAGGGTCAGAAGAAACCCAAGGTTCAAGGACGGAAGGGTCCATGCGTGTCTGTATATGATCACCCCTTCTGGCCACGGTTTGAAAGAATTGGATATCGTGTTCATGAGACAATTGGGTGTCCTCGTGAACGTCATTCCCGTGATAAGCAAAGCTGATTCATTGACTTTGGAGGAGTTGAAAGTGAACAAAACACTAATAATGGAGGACATCGACAAGTACGACCTGCCAGTTTACAACTTCCCGTTCGACGAGCACGACATCTCCGACGAAGAATACGAAACAAACATGTACCTACGTTCTCTATTACCCTTCTCCATCATTGGCTCAAACGATGTGTTTGATAATGGCGATGGCATAATGATCCGTGGCAGGAAATACCCATGGGGTACTTTGGATGTCGAAGATGCCACCGTGTCTGATTTCGTCGTGTTGAGAAACATGTTGTTGATATCTCACTTGAACGACTTGAAAGAATACACCCACGAGATCTTATACGAACGTTACAGAACAGACGCATTGTCCGGGGACACACAGAACAACGCCATTACTTATACCAGGCCGGACGGAAGCGATCCAAACTACGCATCGCCACAGCTCCCTTCCGTCACCAGAGCCTTGGGAAACACACACATAGACAACGGATCGAACCTCAATTCGCCAAACCCACAAGACACCTATCTTGCACGTGAAGAACAAATCAAGTTGGAAGAGGAAAGATTAAAGGCCTTCGAAGATAGAGTACAACAAGAACTACAAATGAAGAGACAGGAATTACTACAAAGGGGAAAAAGAACTAAAAGAAATCGAAGACAGATTAGAGAGAGAAGCCAAATTCAAAGTAGAGGACAATGAAATGAGCTAGCTAAGACCAAACAAACATCACGTAACCAAACTGTAACGCTCGTGTTTGCTTGTTTTTCTCTCTCGAGACTCAAAATCACTCTTGAAGGCTTAAGAAAGGGGCCATCGCACTTGAAACTCAGATAccaattttatatttctataGTACGTACattttaaaaagaataGTTAATCAACTGTAACAACCACCCTCTAAGATCATGCCATCACACCAGCGACTACCGGTTCCTTGAACCCTATTTGCATGGCAACACAGGTTACCCGAAGGCTGGCCTTTTCGTTAAAATcgaattttattttgtataaATAGGACGATAGTTCAGTTAAATTGACGGTTTCTTGACCACACTCTGCTATTTGTGAGTGGTTTTGGTTTGTAGTCTATGCTGGGGGGTGAAAGCTCACTGTGCAGTGAGCACGCACCATGCGTGACGGTGGTGCCGGCTTGGCAGTTATTTCGAGGTTGCTTAGTTTTTGAGTTCTAGAGAGAACTCAAATTCTaacaatttttcttctaatagAGTTTAGTTGCAAAgttatattgaaattaagtGATGAGGAACCAGATAGGGACAACTGATTCGTTTAAGTGACGAGAAAAGTCTTTAGCCCAGTTTTAGTAGAACTTTTGGGCATTTCCTGATTTTTTCAGTATGGCATTTGAAACTATCTTGCAGTAGTTGGAATGATTCTTTTTATCTTCTTGAAACTTTATATTATAGATtagattaaaattatatatcaatatttgattggTATTATGTAACTTCTTCATAAATACGAAGAAGTGGATGCAGATATATTTACTGTTTTTTGGCTGCTTGGTCAACCTTTTGTTTTGGTGCTTTCCAAAAGTTTTCAATGTTATGAGAGACCAGTTGCAAAGACTTATCCAACAAGATCTTATCAAGTGGGTCTGCCTCTTCCTCGTTGATGACCAGTTTGTCCTTGGCAGTTCCAGACTGATCGGTGACTTTAGCCTTCTTTTGCACGTTGAACGAACCTCTTGGGAACACTAGCACATCGCTTAGCAGAACTGGCTCAGTTAATTTATGGAACTCTCTCCATGTGACAGGAGTGGAGATGCCACTCTTTAAGTAGTTGTTAAAGTAGGCGAAGATTGTATCGGTGAACAGGGCAGAACCCGTCCAACTCATTAGGTTCAAGTTGTTTCTCAAGTTCACGTTCAAATTGTTCTCTCTCTTACGTTTCAATGTTTCTTCTGTTATTCTAGCAATGACCTCTTTGATAATTGGATGACCTGGTTTTGCTTGTATGATCCAAGTACCGAATTGAAGTCTTCTAACGTAAAAGTTTTCCCAACCAGGCAATTCGGCGTCATGTTCAATCCCGATCAACAAGCCTACAGATTTTGGGTTCACGTTTTCTGGGATCCAATTTGGAATAGCTTGAATCGGATCGGTGTCAATGTCGGCGTAAACACCACCTCTTGCGTACAAGATCAagtatttaaaaaaatcgaCTTTCAAGATATCTGAAGGTAACGTTTCGAAAGCCTCGACCACAGCAGGAATGTTAGCATAGAAATGTTGCACCAACGCCTTCATAACAACGTGATTGAACACTTCATGGACAAACCCAGGGTTCTTGGCCTCCCACTTGTTCAGATCCACCTGTTCGGTGTCGCTCATCTCTTGCGATATCTCCTTCCCTTCAGCCCTAGCTTGCTCGATCTTCTTTTTAAGTTCCAATTGCTGCTTCTTGTCAGTAGGATACAACTGCCAGATGTATGCTGGTAACTTCCTGGACTGATCGTATTCATAAGTGAACGCCAAGGACTCCCTCAAAGTGGCCTCTTTCTTGTTCTGCACCTTGATCTTCTGTATCTTGGAGTCCAAAAGACGTCTCTGCTTCTCCAACTGTTTGGACTGTTCCTCCTGGTTCTTCTTGATCTCCTTAAACAATTCTTCGAACTTCTGCATGGTCTCGGTATCATGTTTCCTGTCGTTCGTGGCAGCCAAAAGATTCTGTCTGATATCGATCGGTAAGTTAGGAATCAAACTATTCAAGTCGGTGTCCTTGTGGTGAGACTTCAACTTGAACAAACCGATCAGGATGAAAAACCCAACGGTGAAGGCAACCACAAGCCTTCTAATAATAGCACCTCTTTTCAACTTTGTCATGGCACCAGTTTCGCAGCTTTCTAGATCGCACTTTCAAGAAATCTAGGTTTTCAACTCTGCAAAGTAACATCAGACACACATACACCCTCCTTTATATACGCCAGAACCGTTACAGTGAACAATCAATCCTGAACTGAAACGATTGCACTCGTTGTTGACATCCATCTCTTTGTTATGAcaagaaatttttcaaaacatGGCTTGTCGTCCTCGAAATTGTCCTGATTCGGTAAAACCATGACACACGATGTCATAATGGTTTTGATTTGTGATTGCACCAGCTTAGGACATGGATGGACGACGACGAAACGACACAAATTGATTGGTGACACGTTGTATTGGTGCTACTATGGACGAGTACGTGGGGTATGTATAGAGATATAGAGATATGTATGTATGGGAGCGACTACTCGCCACTGGAGAGGATGCTGTGGAGGATGCGGCCGGGTTGGTGCAGGTCATCGAACTGGCCGTCTTCTACTACACGTCCTACATCTAGGACTACTAGTCGGCTGCAGCACTGCATCATCTGGCGGTTGTGAGTGATGACGATGGTGAGAATGTCCCAGCCAAGTTTTGTGTTTAGGTCTTTGATGAGGGCAATGACTATCTGCGTGGTCTGCGCGTCCAGCGACGACGTGCATTCGTCTAGAATCAGCACTTTGGGTTTCCTTAACAAGGTTCTCACAATGCAAAGTCTCTGTGCTTGTCCACCAGAAAGCAACCCTATGTCGACCACCGTGTCCAGTGCTTTCGGTAGTGCCTCGACGAACTCGTGCATGTCAACCAATTGCAATAGCTCTTGGACCTCCGTCTCTGAAACAGGGTTCTTTTCCGAAACACCGTACGTGATGTTTTCTCTTATGGTCCCATGGAACAGATTAGGCTTTTGCTCGACAACGCATATTTCGGCTCTGAGAATATCATAGCTCCAGTCGTTAATATCTGTTCCATTGATCAAGATTCTATTGTCCTGCACATCGTATAGTTTTGTCAATAAATACATTAGCGTTGATTTTCCAGATCCAGATTGTCCAACTAATCCAATAGTCTCACCTgaatttatctttaaattcaagTCTTGGTAAACATTAACGCCAGGAGTGTTTGGGTAGTGGAAGTTTAGGTTCTCGATCTCAATGAGTGGATCAGAGTCATTTTCATGTTCGATTGTTTCCACTCGGCAATCTTCGCCATTTACTTCCTTTGTGTATTCATTCTCATCAATGATTCTTAATACCCAGCTTGCTGCTCTTTGGCCTCTACTGACATCTGGAATCTGGCTCACTAAACTATTACAAGTTGTCACAGTAAATAGTACTAACGTAAATGTCTGAAACATAGTCTTGGACGTGTATTCTCCTGTAAGAACCAATTTTAATCcataataatatagaaTCGACTGGATACATGTAGTTATGGTGGTAAGCATCGATAAACCCAAACCTGTAACTATGGTACGTTTTTTTGCAATCcttttcatcttcttttctAATTCAGAATATAATCCTAGAAAGTGATCATTTAATCTTAAGCATTTAATCGTCTTGATGCTAGTGATCATTTCGTATTGCAAATTCTCTAAATCGGCAACTGCAGATTTGTATGAGGTCTCGTAATTCTGTAGAACAGTACCATATATCATcgaaaaaataataattagtGGAAACATAGAAATGCAAACTAAACTCAACTTCCACCCTGTAGCAATAGCCCAAATTAAACCCATCATTGACACTGTGACAAAAGTAGACATGGTAGATAAAAATTCAGTGACCAAAGTTCTCAGATCTCTTAGATCATTTAATGCAAGTGCTGAAATTTCAGAACTTTTATTTGAGGATCTACCGTACCATTCAAATCTCTTTTGACTCACGCATTGCATCAGCTCATTCCTTAAATCCATAATCCAATATTCACTGCAGTAACCTagtataaatattttgatgaaattaaatgtACCATCTGCCAATGCTATTGCTAAGACTATCAGTGACCAtttcaacaaataatatgaaGACCCAATACCACTAGAAGAAGGAAGGATACCATTTAGCAAATAGCTGAAACCCCAAGAAAACAAAGGATTTGTGACACCAGCAACAACTGCACAAAATAATCCCATAAACAAAGTAGGTTTCATTTTACATGTTCTTACCATTctctttattatatattttataggTACCTTAGAGTTTGGATTGGATGATTCTGTATCAGTGTTTTTTGATGATAGAATAGATTCAGTATCATCTGAGGATTCCTCcgaataatatttcataacATCAAAGGTTTCACCACTAATTGGACTAATAACAAAgtcatctttcttttcatatACTTCATCTTTATCATAAATTGTTGGTGAAGAAGCTCTACTGTCAGTTATAGCTGCAT
Coding sequences:
- the YRA2 gene encoding Yra2p (similar to Saccharomyces cerevisiae YRA2 (YKL214C); ancestral locus Anc_1.535) → MDDISENKPGEQHRVARYRRRDVRNLDNKLGFRGQAEEPVKKRVKFSNLPVDVSDFTVEDMVKEFGTPVFSRFYEYKDGRTAVFELETPGAMEKVVEKYNDFEINGSKIAVEMFDLRQRKPKSSFTPVYARGSRGSHYAEIREQPFTSNKSSHGSRKKATQPAKPTVEELDAELEAYMKST
- the TRP3 gene encoding bifunctional anthranilate synthase/indole-3-glycerol-phosphate synthase (similar to Saccharomyces cerevisiae TRP3 (YKL211C); ancestral locus Anc_1.532) — translated: MSANRKVVLIDNYDSFTWNIYEYLCQEGADVEVYRNDTITVEEVARLSPEVLVISPGPGHPKTDSGVSREAIEYFTGKIPVFGICMGQQCMFEVFGGEVAYAGEIVHGKTSPIFHDNKGFFKNVPQGVSVTRYHSLAGTNETLPDVLEVSAKTESGVIMGVRHKKYTVEGVQFHPEAILTEEGHLMIRNILTVTGGTWEENELNKKKQAIVSNGGGSILDKIYAQRKEDLAEQAKVPGFTERDLETNFKLGLAPSAHNFYEKLRTAKGSAAVIAEVKRASPSKGDIFIDAIAAEQGLKYAEAGAAAISVLTEPHWFKGSLQDLVNIRKALDKKYESSPLQRPCILRKEFIFNKYQIIEARLAGADTVLLIVKMLSQEQLLDLYTYATKEMGIEPLVEVSSKEELDCAVEIGAKVIGVNNRDLHTFNVDLQTTTSLVASTPKDTLLIALSGISTKADADKYKKEGVHGFLVGEALMRSSNVSQLITDLSV
- the CDC11 gene encoding septin CDC11 (similar to Saccharomyces cerevisiae CDC11 (YJR076C); ancestral locus Anc_1.531), coding for MSGIIEASSALRKRKHLKRGINFTLMVVGQSGCGRSTLINTLCGQQVVNTSTTVMLPTDTATEIPVQLREETVELEDEESVKIQLNIIDTPGFADSLDNSQSFELISDFIRHQYDEILLEESRVRRNPRFKDGRVHACLYMITPSGHGLKELDIVFMRQLGVLVNVIPVISKADSLTLEELKVNKTLIMEDIDKYDLPVYNFPFDEHDISDEEYETNMYLRSLLPFSIIGSNDVFDNGDGIMIRGRKYPWGTLDVEDATVSDFVVLRNMLLISHLNDLKEYTHEILYERYRTDALSGDTQNNAITYTRPDGSDPNYASPQLPSVTRALGNTHIDNGSNLNSPNPQDTYLAREEQIKLEEERLKAFEDRVQQELQMKRQELLQRGKRTKRNRRQIRERSQIQSRGQ
- the TPHA0O00150 gene encoding uncharacterized protein (similar to Saccharomyces cerevisiae HOC1 (YJR075W); ancestral locus Anc_1.530) — encoded protein: MTKLKRGAIIRRLVVAFTVGFFILIGLFKLKSHHKDTDLNSLIPNLPIDIRQNLLAATNDRKHDTETMQKFEELFKEIKKNQEEQSKQLEKQRRLLDSKIQKIKVQNKKEATLRESLAFTYEYDQSRKLPAYIWQLYPTDKKQQLELKKKIEQARAEGKEISQEMSDTEQVDLNKWEAKNPGFVHEVFNHVVMKALVQHFYANIPAVVEAFETLPSDILKVDFFKYLILYARGGVYADIDTDPIQAIPNWIPENVNPKSVGLLIGIEHDAELPGWENFYVRRLQFGTWIIQAKPGHPIIKEVIARITEETLKRKRENNLNVNLRNNLNLMSWTGSALFTDTIFAYFNNYLKSGISTPVTWREFHKLTEPVLLSDVLVFPRGSFNVQKKAKVTDQSGTAKDKLVINEEEADPLDKILLDKSLQLVSHNIENFWKAPKQKVDQAAKKQ
- the STE6 gene encoding ATP-binding cassette a-factor transporter STE6 (similar to Saccharomyces cerevisiae STE6 (YKL209C); ancestral locus Anc_1.527) is translated as MKFEHLYMYVSLRKDFLLLAFLALSTIANGLVPAITSILTGRVFELLSKFTKAEEYGIGYLQHQLTLKSMAILALGAAGIPSMWMSISSWMALGERQGFRVRSKLLEEYLEKPMEWYDLKENLAGDFTQLNRCMEELRSGSAEASAVTYQNCVAIIALICVSFYYSWQLTLIILCTSPFIIVCAACFSRFIQKYASFENKETAAAADLLMWTMDSSQTVKLSCTQSKEIKKFETLVSKCNDYFIRTSLFTAANIGILRFLTLSMFVQGFWFGSTMIRKGKLNISDVITCFYSCLMLGSILNTTLHHVIFIQKGQVALAKIQKFINESPELPSKTLTSSGLVYSHVDISIDNLTFAYPSRPTENVLKNVSLKIKSARTTFIVGKSGSGKSTITNLIMKFYEDYKGNIIVGDKDIRSVPIDELLQNITLVEQRCTLFNDTLKNNILLGSKYTSQTINDGLLSSICSLACLDSVISSLPDGIETRLGTDGITLSGGQQQRVALARAFLRDTDILILDEAVSALDIMQREILMRNISKVRQNKTTIILTHDLNQINDNDYIYLFENNEIKENGFKKTLMNDENTLFYNMYNLQRNAAITDSRASSPTIYDKDEVYEKKDDFVISPISGETFDVMKYYSEESSDDTESILSSKNTDTESSNPNSKVPIKYIIKRMVRTCKMKPTLFMGLFCAVVAGVTNPLFSWGFSYLLNGILPSSSGIGSSYYLLKWSLIVLAIALADGTFNFIKIFILGYCSEYWIMDLRNELMQCVSQKRFEWYGRSSNKSSEISALALNDLRDLRTLVTEFLSTMSTFVTVSMMGLIWAIATGWKLSLVCISMFPLIIIFSMIYGTVLQNYETSYKSAVADLENLQYEMITSIKTIKCLRLNDHFLGLYSELEKKMKRIAKKRTIVTGLGLSMLTTITTCIQSILYYYGLKLVLTGEYTSKTMFQTFTLVLFTVTTCNSLVSQIPDVSRGQRAASWVLRIIDENEYTKEVNGEDCRVETIEHENDSDPLIEIENLNFHYPNTPGVNVYQDLNLKINSGETIGLVGQSGSGKSTLMYLLTKLYDVQDNRILINGTDINDWSYDILRAEICVVEQKPNLFHGTIRENITYGVSEKNPVSETEVQELLQLVDMHEFVEALPKALDTVVDIGLLSGGQAQRLCIVRTLLRKPKVLILDECTSSLDAQTTQIVIALIKDLNTKLGWDILTIVITHNRQMMQCCSRLVVLDVGRVVEDGQFDDLHQPGRILHSILSSGE